The following coding sequences are from one Nicotiana tomentosiformis chromosome 3, ASM39032v3, whole genome shotgun sequence window:
- the LOC104098010 gene encoding probable phospholipid-transporting ATPase 4 — translation MAGGRIRAKIRKSSIYTFGCRKRPPTSEEEGPRDLGTTSSRVVHCNKPQLHEKKPLKYRSNFVSTTKYNVITFLPKALFEQFRRVANLYFLMCAILTLTTDLSPFDPFSTVAPLVFVVGLSMAKEGLEDSKRFIQDMNVNRRKASVHKIDGVFEDTPWMKIRVGDVVKVKKDHFFPADLLLLSSSYEDGICYVETMNLDGETNLKVRRALEVTLPLDEDETFKEFSATIKCEDPNPSLYTFVGNLEYDRQVYPLDPSQILLRDSKLRNTAYVYGVAIFTGHDSKVMQNSTKSPSKRSRVELQMDKIIYLLFALLLLISFVSSIGFAINVKIDLPKWWYLQPKDNSNNSTDLSKPELSGLLHLFTALILYGYLIPISLYVSTEVVKVLQASFINQDISLYDDESGTPAQARTSNLNEELGQVDTILSDKTGTLTCNQMDFLKCSIAGNPYGTRASDVELAAAKQLAEDMGGKDLELSQKPDGGNGFGASEVQLETVVTSKDGSNLKPAIKGFSFEDSRLMKGSWMKEPNADVILLFFRILAICHAAIPELNEETGSFSYESESPDEVSFLVAAREFGFEFCKRTQASVFVRERYPSFQDPVEREYKVLNLLDFTSKRKRMSVIVRDESGQILLLCKGADSIIYDRLAKNGRRFEEAMTKHLNEYGEAGLRTLVLAYKKLDEAEYSTWNEEFTKAKTSIGGDRDVILERVSDMMEKDLILVGATAVEDKLQKGVPQCIDKLAQAGLKIWVLTGDKMETAINIGYACSLLRQGMKQICITTMNADSVAQDSKQAIKENIVKQITNASQMVKLEKDPHAAFALIIDGKTLSFALEDDTKHQFLNLAVDCASVICCRVSPKQKALVTRLVKEGTGKITLGIGDGANDVGMIQEADIGVGISGAEGMQAVMASDFAVAQFRFLERLLVVHGHWCYKRIAQMICYFFYKNIAFGLTLFYFEVFAGFSGQSVYNDMYMILFNVLLTSLPVIALGVFEQDVSSEICLQFPALYQQGPKNLFFDWYRIIGWLGNGVYTSLVIFFLNIMFFYDQAFCAEGQTADLTILGTSMFTCIIWAVNCQIALTMSHFTWIQHVFIWGSIAVWYLSLVLYGMVLPDYAKYAFRILQEELGPAPIYWCTTLVVTLACILPYLAHIAFQRSFHPMDHHIIQEIKYYKKDVKDERMWKRQQTRARQKTNIGFTARVDAKIRNLKGRLQKKNAQIE, via the exons ATGGCGGGTGGCAGGATAAGAGCAAAGATTCGCAAGAGTAGTATTTACACATTTGGTTGTCGTAAGCGGCCACCTACGTCTGAGGAAGAGGGTCCTCGTGATTTAGGCACAACTTCTTCAAGAGTAGTCCATTGCAACAAACCTCAACTCCATGAAAAGAAACCTCTCAAGTATCGCTCCAATTTCGTATCCACCACAAAGTACAATGTCATCACGTTCCTACCTAAGGCCCTATTCGAGCAATTCAGGCGTGTTGCTAACTTGTATTTTCTCATGTGTGCAATTCTAACACTCACAACGGATCTTTCTCCATTTGATCCATTTAGTACGGTTGCTCCTTTGGTCTTTGTTGTTGGTTTGAGTATGGCGAAAGAAGGATTGGAAGATTCAAAGCGATTCATACAAGATATGAATGTAAATCGTCGAAAAGCTAGTGTACACAAGATTGATGGTGTGTTTGAAGATACGCCATGGATGAAGATCCGGGTTGGAGATGTCGTGAAAGTGAAAAAGGATCATTTTTTTCCAGCTGATTTACTTCTTTTATCATCTAGTTACGAAGATGGAATTTGTTATGTGGAAACTATGAACTTGGACGGAGAGACAAACTTGAAGGTAAGAAGAGCTTTGGAGGTTACCTTACCTTTGGATGAAGATGAGACTTTCAAGGAATTCAGCGCGACCATAAAATGTGAAGATCCTAATCCTAGCCTTTACACTTTTGTTGGCAACCTTGAATATGATCGTCAGGTTTATCCTCTTGATCCTAGTCAGATTCTCCTCCGGGATTCAAAGCTTAGGAATACTGCTTATGTCTATGGAGTCGCAATATTCACTGGTCATGATAGCAAAGTTATGCAGAATTCTACAAAGTCTCCTTCAAAGAGGAGCAGGGTTGAATTACAGATGGACAAGATTATTTACCTCCTTTTTGCCCTTCTTCTCTTGATATCATTTGTCAGTTCCATTGGCTTTGCCATAAACGTAAAAATCGACCTGCCAAAATGGTGGTATCTGCAACCTAAGGACAATTCCAATAATTCGACTGATCTAAGCAAGCCTGAGTTGTCTGGCCTTCTGCATTTGTTCACTGCACTTATTTTGTATGGTTATTTAATTCCTATATCCCTCTATGTTTCCACTGAAGTCGTGAAGGTCCTACAGGCATCGTTCATAAACCAGGATATCAGTTTGTACGATGATGAGTCAGGAACTCCTGCTCAAGCTCGTACTTCAAACTTAAATGAGGAGCTTGGGCAGGTTGATACAATCCTCTCGGACAAAACGGGCACTTTGACGTGCAACCAAATGGACTTCCTAAAATGCTCTATTGCCGGTAATCCTTATGGAACACGTGCTAGTGATGTTGAACTTGCGGCTGCAAAGCAGTTGGCGGAGGACATGGGCGGGAAAGATCTTGAACTTTCACAGAAACCTGATGGTGGGAATGGTTTTGGTGCATCGGAAGTCCAGTTAGAGACGGTTGTCACCTCTAAAGATGGAAGCAACCTTAAACCTGCAATAAAGGGGTTCAGCTTTGAGGATAGCCGCCTTATGAAGGGAAGTTGGATGAAAGAGCCAAATGCAGATGTCATCTTGCTATTCTTTAGGATACTAGCAATTTGTCATGCTGCTATTCCTGAGCTAAATGAGGAGACCGGAAGCTTTAGTTATGAATCAGAGTCTCCAGACGAAGTATCATTTCTTGTTGCAGCAAGAGAATTCGGTTTTGAGTTTTGCAAAAGAACTCAAGCAAGTGTTTTTGTAAGAGAAAGATACCCTTCTTTTCAAGATCCAGTTGAAAG GGAATACAAAGTTCTTAATCTTTTGGACTTCACCAGCAAGCGGAAACGAATGTCTGTCATCGTTCGGGATGAGAGTGGCCAGATTCTTCTCTTGTGTAAAGGAGCAGACAG CATCATCTATGATAGATTAGCAAAGAATGGAAGGAGGTTTGAGGAAGCTATGACAAAGCATTTGAACGAATATGGGGAAGCAGGTTTGCGTACCCTTGTGCTTGCCTACAAGAAGCTCGATGAGGCAGAGTACTCAACTTGGAATGAAGAGTTTACTAAAGCAAAAACTTCAATTGGTGGGGATAGAGATGTTATTCTTGAACGcgtatctgatatgatggaaaagGATTTGATCCTTGTTGGTGCTACGGCTGTGGAGGATAAACTACagaaggga GTTCCTCAGTGCATTGATAAACTGGCGCAAGCTGGTCTCAAGATCTGGGTTTTGACAGGTGATAAGATGGAAACAGCCATAAACATAGG GTATGCGTGTAGTTTGCTTCGACAAGGAATGAAACAGATATGCATAACAACAATGAATGCAGACTCAGTGGCCCAAGATTCTAAACAG GCTATAAAGGAGAACATTGTGAAGCAAATCACAAATGCTTCCCAGATGGTCAAGCTTGAAAAGGATCCCCATGCCGCATTTGCCTTGATAATTGACGGGAAAACACTATCTTTTGCATTGGAGGATGATACGAAGCATCAATTTTTGAATTTAGCTGTTGATTGTGCTTCAGTCATTTGCTGCCGTGTCTCTCCTAAGCAGAAGGCTTTG GTAACCAGGTTAGTGAAGGAGGGAACTGGAAAAATCACTCTAGGAATTGGTGATGGTGCAAATGATGTTGGGATGATTCAAGAAGCAGACATTGGTGTTGGCATTAGCGGTGCAGAAGGAATGCAG GCAGTGATGGCTAGTGATTTTGCTGTTGCACAGTTTCGGTTCTTGGAGCGACTTCTCGTTGTACATGGGCACTGGTGCTACAAACGAATTGCTCAGATG ATATGCTACTTCTTCTATAAGAATATAGCTTTTGGCCTCACACTTTTTTACTTTGAGGTTTTCGCTGGATTTTCGGGACAGTCGGTCTATAATGATATGTATATGATTCTGTTCAATGTGCTTCTTACCTCACTGCCTGTAATTGCACTCGGAGTATTCGAGCAGGACGTGTCTTCTGAAATTTGCTTACAG TTTCCTGCACTGTACCAGCAAGGACCCAAAAACTTGTTCTTTGACTGGTATAGAATAATTGGGTGGCTTGGCAACGGTGTCTACACCTCCCTCGTAATTTTCTTCCTCAACATTATGTTCTTCTATGATCAAGCATTCTGCGCTGAAGGCCAGACTGCTGATTTGACTATTCTTGGTACTTCAATGTTTACCTGCATCATCTGGGCCGTCAACTGCCAGATCGCGCTCACAATGAGTCATTTCACATGGATACAACATGTTTTTATTTGGGGGAGCATAGCTGTTTGGTACCTATCTCTTGTACTCTACGGTATGGTATTACCAGATTATGCTAAATATGCCTTCAGAATCCTGCAGGAAGAGTTAGGTCCAGCGCCAATCTATTGGTGTACCACCCTCGTAGTAACTTTAGCCTGCATTTTGCCTTACCTTGCCCACATAGCTTTCCAGAGATCGTTCCATCCGATGGATCATCACATTATTCAAGAAATCAAATATTATAAGAAAGACGTTAAAGATGAGCGTATGTGGAAGAGACAGCAAACTAGAGCAAGACAGAAGACAAATATCGGTTTCACAGCACGAGTAGATGCCAAAATTAGGAATTTGAAAGGAAGGCTGCAGAAAAAGAATGCACAGATCGAGTAA